From Deinococcus terrestris, one genomic window encodes:
- the eno gene encoding phosphopyruvate hydratase → MNIEKVIAREVLDSRGNPTVEAEVHLDSGFSGRAIVPSGASTGTHEALELRDGGERYGGKGVLKAVQNVNEALGPAVVGLDASEQGAVDAALMAVDGTPNKGRMGGNAILAVSLATARAAANELDVPLYRYLGGSNAKTLPVPMMNLINGGAHADNSVDFQEFMVMPVGAPTFREALRYGAETFHTLKKVLSSRGYNTNVGDEGGFAPDLKSNEEALQVLLEAIEKAGYEPGKDIAIALDPAVTELYKEGQYHLESEGRTLSTAEMVDFWADWAGRYPIVSIEDGLAEDDWDGWQQLTTEIGDQVQLVGDDLFVTNPERLARGIETGVGNAILVKVNQIGSLTESMDAIELAKRSRYGTIISHRSGESEDAFIADLAVATNAGQIKTGSASRSDRIAKYNQLLRIEDALGSSAVYLGRKALR, encoded by the coding sequence ATGAACATCGAGAAAGTGATCGCCCGTGAAGTGCTCGACTCGCGCGGCAACCCGACGGTGGAAGCCGAAGTGCATCTCGACAGCGGCTTTTCCGGCCGCGCCATCGTGCCCTCGGGAGCCAGCACGGGAACCCATGAGGCGCTCGAACTGCGCGACGGCGGCGAGCGTTACGGCGGCAAGGGCGTGCTCAAGGCCGTGCAGAACGTGAACGAGGCCCTCGGCCCGGCCGTGGTCGGCCTCGACGCCTCCGAGCAGGGGGCCGTGGACGCCGCGCTGATGGCGGTGGACGGCACCCCCAACAAGGGCCGGATGGGGGGCAACGCGATCCTGGCGGTCAGCCTCGCCACGGCGCGGGCGGCGGCCAATGAGCTGGACGTGCCCCTGTATCGCTACCTGGGCGGCAGCAACGCCAAGACGCTTCCGGTCCCGATGATGAACCTGATCAACGGCGGGGCACACGCCGACAACTCGGTGGACTTTCAGGAATTTATGGTGATGCCTGTCGGGGCACCGACCTTCCGCGAGGCCCTGCGTTACGGCGCCGAGACCTTCCACACGCTCAAAAAGGTCCTCTCCTCGCGCGGCTACAACACCAACGTGGGTGACGAGGGCGGTTTCGCCCCCGACCTGAAGAGCAACGAGGAAGCCCTGCAGGTCCTGCTGGAAGCCATCGAGAAGGCGGGCTACGAGCCGGGCAAGGACATCGCCATCGCGCTCGATCCGGCCGTGACCGAGCTGTACAAGGAGGGCCAGTACCACCTGGAGAGCGAGGGGCGGACCCTCTCCACCGCCGAGATGGTGGATTTCTGGGCGGACTGGGCGGGACGTTATCCCATCGTCTCCATCGAGGATGGCCTCGCGGAAGACGACTGGGACGGCTGGCAGCAGCTCACCACGGAGATCGGGGACCAGGTGCAGCTTGTCGGGGACGACCTGTTTGTGACCAATCCCGAGCGCCTTGCGCGGGGGATCGAGACGGGCGTGGGCAACGCGATTCTGGTCAAGGTCAACCAGATCGGCAGCCTCACCGAGTCGATGGACGCCATCGAACTTGCCAAGCGCAGCCGCTACGGGACCATCATCAGCCACCGCTCCGGCGAGTCGGAAGACGCCTTCATCGCCGACCTCGCCGTCGCCACCAACGCCGGGCAGATCAAGACGGGTTCGGCCTCCAGATCGGACCGCATCGCCAAATACAACCAGCTGCTGCGGATCGAGGACGCGCTCGGAAGCTCGGCCGTCTACCTCGGCCGCAAGGCGCTGAGGTAA
- the pyk gene encoding pyruvate kinase, with protein MKHFDRATKIVATIGPASRNPQTLGRMMDTGLNVVRMNFSHGDPEDHRQTVQMVRELAAQRGLTIGILQDLQGPKIRVARFREGQVTLETGQRFTITMDDVEGDEERVGSTYKGLAQDVYPGLILLLDDGNLSLRVEHVRGQDIQTTVLVGGVLKNNKGINVPGADLSVPALTEKDVQDMEFGAGLGVDWVALSFVRSRDDLLLARHYLARFGSRAKLMAKIEKPQAVERFEDILREVDGIMVARGDLGVEMRPEQVPTIQKRLIRLCREAGKPVITATQMLESMIGLPRPTRAEASDVANAIYDGTDAVMLSAESAAGQYPVEAVAMMDRIAREAESSEHYEMLQRQMVVETELAQDSIAYAACSIGEKLEAPAIVAFTSTGGAATRIAKYRPRVAILALTPNEQTRNQLALTWGVSPMLSEDPHNTDDMVRIANDELKKSGLADVGDRYVITAGVPFGVRGTTNMLRVERLREEDLSDRV; from the coding sequence ATGAAACACTTCGACAGAGCCACCAAGATCGTCGCCACCATCGGCCCGGCGAGCCGCAATCCGCAGACGCTGGGGCGGATGATGGACACGGGGCTGAACGTGGTCCGCATGAACTTCAGCCACGGCGACCCTGAAGACCACCGCCAGACGGTGCAGATGGTGCGCGAACTCGCCGCCCAGCGCGGGCTGACCATCGGCATCCTGCAAGACCTGCAAGGCCCCAAGATCCGGGTGGCCCGCTTCCGGGAAGGACAGGTCACGCTGGAAACCGGACAGCGCTTCACGATCACGATGGACGACGTGGAGGGCGACGAGGAACGGGTCGGCAGCACCTACAAGGGCCTGGCGCAGGACGTGTATCCGGGCCTGATCCTGCTGCTCGACGACGGCAACCTTTCCCTGAGGGTGGAGCATGTGCGCGGTCAGGACATCCAGACCACCGTCCTGGTCGGCGGCGTCCTGAAGAACAACAAAGGGATCAACGTGCCCGGCGCCGACCTCTCGGTGCCTGCCCTGACCGAGAAAGACGTGCAGGACATGGAATTCGGAGCCGGGCTGGGGGTGGACTGGGTGGCGCTCTCGTTCGTGCGCTCGCGGGATGACCTGCTGCTCGCCCGGCATTACCTCGCCCGCTTTGGCAGCCGCGCCAAGCTGATGGCGAAGATCGAGAAGCCGCAGGCGGTCGAGCGTTTCGAGGACATCCTGCGTGAGGTAGACGGCATCATGGTGGCCCGCGGGGACCTTGGGGTGGAGATGCGGCCCGAGCAGGTGCCCACCATCCAGAAACGCCTGATCCGCCTGTGCCGCGAGGCCGGGAAGCCCGTGATCACCGCGACCCAGATGCTCGAGAGCATGATCGGCCTGCCGCGCCCCACCCGCGCCGAGGCGTCGGACGTGGCGAACGCGATCTACGACGGCACCGACGCCGTGATGCTCTCGGCGGAGTCGGCGGCGGGACAGTATCCGGTCGAAGCCGTCGCCATGATGGACCGCATCGCCCGCGAGGCCGAGAGCAGTGAGCACTACGAGATGCTTCAGCGCCAGATGGTCGTGGAGACCGAACTCGCGCAGGACTCCATCGCCTACGCGGCCTGCTCCATCGGCGAAAAGCTGGAGGCCCCGGCCATCGTGGCGTTTACCAGTACTGGTGGGGCGGCGACCCGCATCGCCAAGTACCGGCCCCGCGTGGCGATCCTGGCCCTGACCCCCAACGAGCAGACCCGCAACCAGCTCGCCCTGACCTGGGGCGTCTCGCCCATGCTCAGCGAGGACCCCCACAACACCGACGACATGGTCCGCATCGCCAACGACGAGCTCAAAAAGAGCGGTCTGGCCGACGTGGGCGACCGCTACGTGATCACGGCGGGCGTGCCCTTCGGTGTGCGCGGCACCACCAACATGCTCCGTGTGGAGCGGCTGCGCGAAGAGGACCTGAGCGACCGCGTTTAA
- the dnaN gene encoding DNA polymerase III subunit beta encodes MRAHVTKKILSEGLSLLERVIPSRSSNPLLTSLKVEASAEGLTLSGTNLEIDLSCFVPAEVQEPQNLVVPAHLFAQIVRNLGGELVELELAGNELAVRAGGSDFKLQIGDFDAYPPLSFPTHADVSLDAAELSRALGSVRYAASNEAFQAVFRGIKLEHRGESARVVASDGYRVALRDFPANGDGRNLIIPARSADELIRVLRDGEARFTYGEGMLSVTTERVRMNLKLLDGEFPDYERVIPKDIRLQVTLPATALKEAVSRVAVLADKNANNRVEFLVSEGKLRLAAEGDYGRAQDTLDVVQGGMEPAMSLAFNARHVLDALGPIEGEAELLFSGSTSPAIFRASGGGGYMAVMVTLRV; translated from the coding sequence ATGAGAGCACACGTCACCAAAAAGATTCTCAGTGAAGGTCTGAGTCTCCTCGAACGGGTCATTCCCAGCCGCAGCAGCAATCCGCTGCTCACGTCCCTCAAGGTCGAGGCGAGCGCCGAGGGCCTGACCCTCAGCGGGACCAACCTCGAAATCGACCTGTCGTGCTTCGTGCCCGCCGAGGTGCAGGAGCCGCAAAACCTCGTCGTGCCCGCGCACCTGTTCGCGCAGATCGTGCGGAACCTGGGGGGCGAACTCGTCGAACTGGAACTTGCGGGCAACGAACTCGCGGTGCGGGCGGGCGGCAGCGATTTCAAGCTCCAGATTGGGGACTTTGACGCCTATCCGCCGCTGTCGTTCCCGACCCACGCCGACGTGAGCCTTGACGCCGCCGAGCTGTCGCGGGCGCTGGGCAGCGTGCGCTACGCGGCGAGCAACGAGGCGTTTCAGGCGGTCTTCCGGGGCATCAAGCTGGAGCACCGGGGGGAGTCGGCCCGCGTGGTCGCCTCGGACGGGTACCGGGTCGCCCTGCGTGATTTTCCCGCCAACGGGGACGGGCGCAACCTGATCATCCCCGCCCGCAGCGCCGACGAGCTGATCCGGGTGCTGAGGGACGGAGAGGCCCGCTTCACCTACGGCGAGGGCATGCTCAGCGTGACCACCGAGCGGGTGCGGATGAACCTCAAGCTGCTCGACGGCGAATTTCCCGATTACGAGCGGGTGATTCCCAAAGACATCCGCCTTCAGGTAACCCTGCCCGCCACCGCGCTGAAAGAGGCAGTCAGCCGCGTGGCCGTACTGGCCGACAAGAACGCGAACAACCGGGTCGAGTTCCTCGTTTCCGAGGGCAAGTTGCGCCTGGCCGCCGAGGGGGACTACGGCCGTGCCCAGGACACCCTCGACGTGGTGCAGGGGGGCATGGAACCCGCCATGAGCCTCGCCTTCAACGCCCGGCATGTCCTCGATGCCCTGGGGCCGATCGAGGGGGAGGCCGAACTTCTCTTCTCGGGCTCCACGAGCCCCGCCATCTTTCGCGCGAGCGGGGGAGGCGGGTACATGGCGGTCATGGTCACGCTGCGCGTCTGA
- a CDS encoding tRNA (adenine(22)-N(1))-methyltransferase TrmK has product MSHPPLDARLEAVLSLICADTHADIGSDHAHLPIRLIWEGRIGRGVIVELNPGPLALARRNVVRARLEGVLEVREGDGFDPLAPGEVESASVTGMGAGTIAGILRRAGERRPPALVLQPNDSPAPIRVWAREHGYHLRAERLIPGYWPYPVLRLEQAGGEDPAYAGLPLAAALRYGPHLLREGSPVLRRQVWADVVRLTPLAAPGRTAQTELETAQAALEVLGGNGQ; this is encoded by the coding sequence GTGAGCCACCCCCCGCTGGATGCCCGGTTGGAGGCGGTCCTGTCGCTCATTTGCGCTGACACGCACGCCGATATCGGCTCGGACCACGCCCACCTCCCCATCCGCCTGATCTGGGAGGGGCGCATCGGGCGCGGCGTGATCGTGGAACTCAATCCTGGTCCCCTGGCGCTCGCCCGGCGCAACGTGGTGAGGGCACGGCTGGAGGGGGTGCTGGAGGTGCGGGAAGGCGATGGCTTTGACCCCCTGGCCCCTGGCGAGGTGGAGAGCGCCAGCGTGACCGGAATGGGCGCGGGCACCATCGCGGGCATCCTGCGCCGGGCGGGAGAACGGCGGCCGCCCGCGCTGGTCCTCCAGCCCAACGATTCGCCCGCCCCCATTCGGGTCTGGGCGCGGGAACACGGCTACCACCTGCGGGCCGAGCGCCTGATTCCGGGGTACTGGCCCTACCCGGTGCTGCGGCTGGAGCAGGCTGGGGGAGAAGACCCGGCCTACGCGGGCCTGCCCCTCGCCGCCGCCCTGCGCTACGGCCCCCACCTGCTGCGGGAGGGCTCCCCCGTGCTGCGCCGCCAGGTCTGGGCCGATGTGGTGCGCCTGACACCGCTCGCCGCCCCTGGCCGCACCGCCCAGACCGAATTGGAGACGGCACAGGCAGCACTGGAAGTCCTGGGCGGAAACGGGCAATAA
- a CDS encoding MOSC domain-containing protein, whose translation MKTIHELRATFPRPGRLEWIGLREARRAPVRSVSEAEVHPLVGLIGDHGKVAPPRLRALSGEPGEEAAPANAAPIPGGPGRRQVTLIQAEHLPVIASLAGLETATPEQLRRNLVVSGIPLLALKEARFRVGEVVLEGTGECHPCSRMEETLGEGGYNAVRGHGGLTARVIQGRVIRVGDVVTPL comes from the coding sequence GTGAAGACGATCCACGAGCTGCGGGCCACCTTTCCCCGCCCCGGTCGCCTGGAGTGGATCGGGCTGCGGGAGGCCCGCCGCGCCCCGGTGCGGAGCGTGTCCGAAGCAGAAGTGCACCCCCTCGTCGGCCTGATCGGGGACCACGGCAAGGTGGCCCCGCCCCGGCTGCGGGCGCTGAGCGGCGAGCCGGGTGAGGAGGCCGCCCCCGCCAACGCTGCTCCGATCCCCGGTGGCCCCGGACGGCGGCAGGTCACGCTGATTCAGGCCGAGCACCTGCCCGTGATCGCCTCTCTCGCGGGCCTGGAGACGGCCACGCCCGAGCAACTGCGCCGCAACCTCGTCGTGAGCGGGATTCCCCTGCTGGCCCTCAAGGAAGCCCGCTTCCGGGTAGGCGAGGTCGTGCTGGAGGGCACCGGGGAGTGCCACCCCTGCTCGCGGATGGAGGAGACGCTGGGGGAAGGCGGCTACAACGCGGTACGCGGGCACGGCGGCCTGACGGCGCGGGTGATTCAGGGCCGCGTGATTCGGGTGGGCGACGTGGTGACGCCGCTGTGA
- a CDS encoding NAD-dependent epimerase/dehydratase family protein, whose translation MTPQGMNVLVLGGTQFVGRHIVEALLSAGHRVAVFTRGRTPDELPETVERLHGDRNGGGEGLTALADRTWDACVDVSGYTPRQVRASAEALRGSVGRYVFVSTVSVYAEQGRHPIREDDPRFPPAAEDVTAVTGETYGPLKVTCEDIVGEVYGERATLLRPQIVAGSYDPTGRYTYWVDRVAQGGRFLAPGDGSDSVQVIDARDLAQFTVMVLEGDVPGVFNLAGPRLEWRKFVDVVGKATGADAEPVWVDAATLEAQGIGWNELPIYVPANGEQGGLMDVSNERARAAGLTLTDPLTTARDTRAWSAGSPQKGFLTPEREAAVLAGRG comes from the coding sequence ATGACACCACAGGGGATGAACGTGCTGGTGCTGGGCGGAACCCAGTTCGTGGGGCGGCATATCGTGGAGGCGCTGCTCTCGGCCGGGCATCGGGTCGCGGTGTTCACGCGGGGGCGCACCCCCGACGAGCTGCCGGAGACGGTCGAGCGCCTCCACGGCGACCGCAACGGTGGCGGCGAGGGCCTGACCGCGCTCGCGGACCGCACCTGGGACGCCTGTGTGGACGTGAGCGGCTACACGCCCCGGCAGGTGCGGGCCAGCGCCGAGGCCCTGCGCGGGTCGGTGGGCCGCTACGTCTTCGTCAGCACCGTGAGCGTATACGCCGAGCAGGGCCGCCACCCTATCCGCGAGGATGATCCTCGGTTTCCTCCTGCCGCCGAGGACGTGACGGCAGTGACTGGGGAGACCTATGGACCGCTGAAAGTCACCTGCGAGGACATCGTGGGGGAGGTCTACGGCGAGCGGGCGACCCTGCTTCGCCCGCAGATCGTGGCTGGATCCTACGACCCCACCGGGCGCTACACGTACTGGGTGGACCGGGTGGCACAGGGGGGCCGTTTCCTGGCGCCGGGGGACGGCTCGGACTCCGTGCAGGTCATCGACGCCCGCGACCTCGCACAGTTCACCGTCATGGTGCTGGAAGGAGACGTGCCGGGTGTGTTCAACCTCGCCGGGCCGCGTCTGGAGTGGCGCAAATTCGTGGACGTGGTGGGGAAGGCGACCGGAGCGGATGCTGAACCTGTTTGGGTGGACGCGGCCACACTGGAGGCGCAGGGCATCGGCTGGAATGAGTTGCCCATTTACGTCCCGGCGAACGGCGAGCAGGGCGGCCTGATGGACGTGAGCAATGAACGGGCGCGGGCGGCGGGCCTGACCCTGACAGATCCCCTCACAACGGCCCGTGACACCCGCGCCTGGAGCGCCGGGAGCCCGCAAAAGGGCTTCCTGACCCCCGAGCGCGAGGCGGCGGTGCTCGCCGGGCGGGGGTAA
- the tyrS gene encoding tyrosine--tRNA ligase, giving the protein MNDIRRNLSVDEQLAVLKRGVVDLVTEDDLRRKLTRSLETGTPLRVKLGADPTRPDLHLGHAVILRKMRQFQDLGHRVIMLIGDFTAMIGDPSGKSKTRPPLTLEDTRANAQSYLDQCKLILRDDPEVLELRFNGEWLEPMGYADVIRLASRYTVARILERDDFTKRLNAGTPISVHELLYPLTQGYDSVALRADVELGGTDQLFNNLVGRALQRDYDQEPQVVMTLPLLVGLDGTEKMSKSLDNYIGLTDEPHAMFAGLMKVPDPLLENYFTLLTDLPQERIAELLAGHPVAAHRELAREVMRWLHPEADLDAAEARFKAVAKGAIPDDIPSVPVPADLAGDEGRYSAVRLAVLAGLEPSNGAAKKLIQNRGLKLDGETLTDPQATVELPAGGVVFQKGKDRFVRVVPQG; this is encoded by the coding sequence ATGAATGACATCCGCCGCAACCTCTCCGTAGACGAACAGCTCGCCGTCCTGAAACGCGGCGTCGTGGACCTCGTGACCGAGGACGACCTGCGCCGCAAGCTCACCCGCAGCCTGGAGACGGGCACGCCCCTGCGCGTCAAGCTCGGCGCCGACCCCACCCGGCCCGACCTGCACCTCGGGCACGCGGTCATCCTGCGCAAGATGCGGCAGTTTCAGGACCTCGGGCACCGGGTCATCATGCTGATCGGGGACTTCACTGCCATGATCGGCGACCCCTCCGGCAAGTCCAAGACGCGCCCGCCGCTGACGCTGGAGGACACCCGCGCCAACGCCCAGAGCTACCTGGACCAGTGCAAGCTGATCCTGCGCGACGACCCGGAGGTGCTGGAGCTGCGCTTCAACGGCGAATGGCTGGAGCCGATGGGGTACGCCGACGTGATCCGGCTGGCGAGCCGCTACACGGTGGCCCGCATTCTGGAGCGCGACGACTTCACGAAGCGGCTCAACGCGGGCACGCCCATCAGCGTCCACGAACTCCTCTACCCGCTCACCCAGGGCTACGACTCGGTGGCGCTGCGGGCAGATGTGGAACTCGGCGGCACCGACCAACTGTTCAACAACCTGGTGGGCCGCGCCCTGCAACGCGACTACGACCAGGAACCGCAGGTCGTGATGACCCTGCCGCTCCTCGTGGGGCTGGACGGCACCGAGAAGATGTCCAAGAGCCTGGACAACTACATCGGCCTGACCGACGAGCCGCACGCCATGTTCGCCGGGCTGATGAAGGTGCCCGACCCCCTGCTGGAAAACTACTTCACCCTGCTGACCGATCTGCCACAAGAACGAATTGCCGAACTGCTCGCCGGGCACCCCGTCGCCGCCCACCGCGAACTCGCCCGCGAGGTGATGCGCTGGCTGCACCCTGAGGCCGATCTGGACGCCGCCGAGGCCCGCTTCAAGGCGGTGGCGAAGGGCGCGATTCCCGACGACATCCCCAGCGTGCCCGTGCCCGCTGACCTCGCGGGCGATGAGGGACGCTACAGCGCGGTGCGGTTGGCCGTCCTCGCAGGGCTGGAACCCAGCAACGGCGCCGCCAAGAAGCTGATCCAGAACCGGGGCCTGAAGCTGGACGGCGAGACACTGACCGACCCGCAGGCGACCGTCGAGCTTCCGGCTGGGGGCGTGGTCTTCCAGAAGGGCAAGGACCGTTTCGTGCGGGTGGTGCCGCAAGGCTAG
- a CDS encoding mechanosensitive ion channel family protein — protein MSVGGLSPGLTLVWERAVGIARSLVAALPNIVVALLVFGLFWLLSRVLVGLLKRVLRRAGQSPYVGRALGQVVEVVVLAVGVLVAATIIFPTLNAATLFGTLGFTSVAIGFAFKDIFQNLLAGLLILITRPFRIGDQIISGATEGTVEDIQVRATVVRTYDNRKVVIPNSDLFTGRVTVNTAFEKRSVSLPLTLPHGTDLEQARTLLVGAARGVPDLAEDPPPSVVLTDLNSGGLTLSLRYWVSPTQRREVTATTDEVLTAVHARLREAGVNLAPPPGVALEGVPGRPLRVQVEGGAGEASGMLAAQD, from the coding sequence GTGAGTGTGGGCGGCCTCAGTCCCGGCCTGACGCTGGTGTGGGAGCGGGCCGTCGGCATCGCCCGCAGCCTGGTCGCGGCGCTGCCCAACATCGTGGTGGCGCTGCTGGTCTTCGGGCTGTTCTGGCTGCTGTCGCGGGTGCTGGTGGGTCTGCTGAAACGGGTGCTGCGGCGAGCGGGGCAGTCGCCCTACGTAGGGCGGGCGCTGGGGCAGGTCGTGGAGGTCGTGGTGCTGGCGGTGGGCGTGCTGGTCGCCGCGACGATCATCTTTCCCACCCTCAACGCCGCCACGCTCTTCGGCACGCTGGGCTTTACCAGCGTCGCCATCGGCTTCGCGTTCAAGGACATCTTCCAGAACCTGCTCGCGGGGTTGCTGATCCTGATTACGCGGCCGTTCCGCATCGGGGACCAGATTATCAGCGGCGCGACCGAGGGCACGGTAGAGGACATTCAGGTGCGGGCCACGGTCGTCCGCACCTACGACAACCGCAAGGTGGTGATTCCCAACAGCGACCTGTTTACCGGGCGGGTGACGGTGAACACCGCCTTCGAGAAGCGGAGCGTGAGCCTACCCCTGACGCTGCCCCACGGCACGGACCTGGAGCAGGCGCGGACGCTGCTGGTGGGGGCCGCGCGGGGGGTGCCGGACCTCGCCGAGGACCCGCCCCCCAGCGTGGTGCTGACCGACCTGAACTCCGGCGGCCTGACCCTCAGCCTGCGCTACTGGGTCAGTCCCACCCAGCGCCGCGAGGTGACTGCCACCACCGACGAGGTGCTCACCGCTGTCCACGCCCGGCTGCGGGAGGCGGGCGTGAACCTCGCGCCGCCGCCGGGGGTCGCCCTGGAAGGGGTGCCCGGCCGCCCCCTGCGCGTGCAGGTGGAGGGAGGGGCCGGGGAGGCCAGTGGTATGCTGGCCGCGCAAGACTGA
- the dnaA gene encoding chromosomal replication initiator protein DnaA: MTQEIWADVLGYVRKNISEVEYHTWFAPMKNLGVQGGSLVLGVRNSFAQEYVRRQYQVLLEDALRDLGAENPQVTFQVLPAVQEAMILPEDPPPPRPGPAGRAAPDPAPAENRKSLNPKYTFENFVVGPNNNLAHAAALAVAESPGKAYNPLFIYGDVGLGKTHLMHAVGHYMAERFPDKRIEYVSTESFTNDLINAIREDKMTQFRNRYRSVDLLLVDDIQFLAGKERTQEEFFHTFNALYENHKQIILSSDRPPKDIQTLEGRLRSRFEWGLITDIQSPEFETRVAILKMNAEQSHTVIPQEVLELIARQVTSNIRELEGALVRVVAYASLNNVPLSRVVAAKALSNVFAPQEVKVEMIDVLKATAAHFGLSPDQIRGSGRAREVVVPRQVAMYLVRDLTGHSLPEIGQFFGRDHSTVMHAVSKVTEQMGKDLELTAAVQTLRGQLNDVEDEREGA, from the coding sequence ATCACGCAGGAAATCTGGGCGGACGTGCTGGGGTACGTCCGCAAAAACATCTCGGAAGTCGAGTACCACACCTGGTTCGCGCCCATGAAGAATCTGGGCGTGCAGGGCGGCTCGCTGGTGCTGGGGGTCCGCAACTCTTTCGCGCAGGAGTACGTGCGGCGGCAGTACCAGGTGCTGCTCGAAGACGCCCTGCGCGACCTGGGCGCGGAAAATCCGCAGGTCACCTTTCAGGTGCTCCCCGCCGTGCAGGAGGCGATGATCCTTCCCGAGGACCCGCCCCCGCCGCGCCCCGGCCCGGCCGGACGCGCGGCACCGGACCCCGCCCCCGCCGAAAACCGCAAGTCGCTGAACCCCAAGTACACCTTCGAGAACTTCGTGGTCGGCCCCAACAACAACCTCGCGCACGCGGCGGCGCTCGCGGTCGCCGAGTCGCCCGGCAAGGCGTACAATCCCCTCTTTATCTACGGGGACGTGGGCCTGGGCAAGACCCACCTGATGCACGCGGTGGGGCACTACATGGCCGAGAGATTCCCCGACAAGCGCATCGAATATGTCTCCACCGAGTCGTTTACCAACGACCTGATCAACGCGATCCGCGAAGACAAGATGACGCAGTTTCGCAACCGCTACCGTTCGGTGGACCTGCTGCTCGTCGACGACATCCAGTTTCTGGCCGGGAAGGAGCGCACGCAAGAAGAGTTTTTCCACACATTCAACGCGCTCTACGAGAACCACAAGCAGATCATCCTGAGTTCGGACCGGCCTCCCAAGGACATTCAGACGCTGGAAGGCCGGTTACGCAGCCGCTTCGAGTGGGGCCTGATCACCGACATCCAGTCTCCCGAGTTTGAGACGCGGGTGGCGATCCTGAAGATGAATGCCGAGCAGAGCCACACGGTTATCCCACAAGAAGTGCTGGAGCTGATCGCGCGGCAGGTCACCAGCAACATCCGCGAACTGGAAGGCGCCCTCGTGCGGGTGGTCGCCTATGCCAGCCTCAACAATGTGCCCCTGTCGCGCGTGGTGGCGGCCAAGGCCCTCAGCAACGTCTTCGCGCCGCAGGAGGTCAAGGTCGAGATGATCGACGTGCTCAAGGCAACGGCTGCCCACTTCGGCCTCTCGCCCGACCAGATACGGGGCTCGGGCCGCGCCCGAGAGGTCGTCGTGCCCCGGCAGGTTGCCATGTACCTCGTGCGGGACTTGACCGGACACTCGCTCCCGGAGATTGGGCAGTTCTTCGGCCGCGACCATTCCACCGTCATGCACGCCGTCTCCAAGGTGACCGAACAGATGGGCAAAGACCTGGAGCTGACGGCCGCCGTGCAGACCCTGCGGGGCCAACTCAATGATGTGGAAGATGAGCGAGAAGGGGCGTAA
- the ddrC gene encoding DNA damage response protein DdrC — translation MKTVPHTLEFGTHRLPASADGLLHAATALLALGLPMPADWATFATEYDLESPERDFGAGPEATLDAGEFARLAFVLNTPEARRWRKRAQTLLARALTGDVRLAAEIAERNANPEARRWLAARLESTDARRELMSTVARHGGEGRVYGQLGSISNRSVLGTDSATIRRERGVRQTRDGLRSDELLRLAYLDTATARAIAEAGAHGNEAILRVHEGVARRERDLWRDSPRAS, via the coding sequence ATGAAGACCGTTCCTCATACCCTGGAATTCGGCACGCATCGGCTGCCCGCCAGCGCGGACGGCCTGCTGCATGCCGCCACCGCCCTGCTCGCGCTGGGCCTTCCGATGCCCGCAGATTGGGCGACCTTTGCGACCGAGTACGACCTCGAAAGCCCCGAGCGCGACTTCGGCGCGGGGCCAGAAGCCACCCTGGATGCGGGCGAGTTTGCCCGGCTCGCCTTCGTCCTGAACACCCCCGAAGCGCGGCGCTGGCGCAAGCGGGCACAGACGTTGCTGGCCCGTGCGCTGACCGGCGACGTGCGCCTGGCCGCCGAGATCGCCGAGCGCAACGCCAACCCCGAGGCCCGGCGCTGGCTGGCCGCCCGGCTGGAAAGCACCGACGCCCGCCGCGAGCTGATGAGCACGGTCGCCCGACACGGCGGCGAGGGCCGGGTGTACGGTCAGCTCGGCTCCATCAGCAACCGCAGCGTGCTGGGCACCGACTCGGCCACCATCCGCCGCGAGCGGGGCGTGCGGCAGACCCGCGATGGCCTGCGCAGCGACGAGCTGCTGCGCCTCGCCTACCTCGACACCGCCACCGCCCGCGCCATCGCCGAGGCGGGTGCCCACGGCAACGAGGCCATCCTGCGCGTCCACGAGGGGGTCGCCCGGCGCGAGCGCGACCTGTGGCGCGACTCGCCCCGCGCGAGCTAG